The following coding sequences are from one Aethina tumida isolate Nest 87 chromosome 2, icAetTumi1.1, whole genome shotgun sequence window:
- the LOC109594604 gene encoding calcineurin-binding protein cabin-1-like isoform X3, protein MLKIKALNREASSDEEVPVIRKEAQEEIALELYNKSLRLRKAGDLQESESILIKLIEENIPLLENNGGLPKSMSTLKYSCYLNLGDIYLNKENIAKALEQYLTASELDGDDVTLWYNIGNLSLKEGKFRQSAYAFSRGLECSEYHWPCLDNLISVLFAIRDTISCLCYIGKALIRDPDYTKGLVIRAQIYRDNPGTKDYYKLYNPEHVWEPSLDIKIAEEDEVYYLKEADELRQRVLEVEKSLSPKYLQEIPLPKPLEEYTWVSLAKTVVHLHQYLTDNDMSHFTLIDMSKCMSLTEAPPKQPLLIGELLEQAQKSPEKVNESPKEQPPASSDEKMEAESIIERRFSQTSETTTNNDGQENTPVQTDNDEEQPMEQDTEDQDENDTSKSEKTKPSRGSKRKRDLLLDLKVWGWHSKRKYQKKGNKEKDISIEDALNRIIPKYLLENKITSNTVNISEESMNTMDLYKMYVDEKEINFISPIQSPKSGNTEHYFGTNAEKEDVLQLWTKPRTYTDTVVLIKDFVITISKFWHIKWPKELIDLYVEAYKMYREHYDVPQIFSGDCSFEDMRDDALATLLYGELVNFTLEGKEVIHISNISFLQHISGWHEDWKEEYVSFFNRVYWLRAHLFRMENDNDLAARSLLLVEELINEEEKKSADKYFLYLPNCMKFGIITSKVAEKILKHLDVVNSLGTVQNLYKEERYVEVAEIIKATFSLPGSNSIQVGRVGRPAQLGFLLHSLWFTNTTDCFIWTEECFKESLDNYLKPNKDYEKWEGMVQKCLSILQEIIKSDTVSILDVLNEDKRKRLVESLCKIICKQMNSLGTMPLDSVSPWILLHYVLLREEHRKQASKKVCHIKKDQKSEISETAIQNDEPESDDVPPSIRILFSAHEFLGPREWCLTGNGELLHFILDTILDRLDTPIFDHLREKIDIHIEQSLFCLYQYPTKSNKVSRHLADHNVTPLHLTWERGFQLYEFYVPTSLPEFNSFKNESISTDLKDLLKRIIGLVPPENDPKQTLSKVNDFLTGKSDTLPEVIEFPNKIRAIYYLIGDYHFKQKEFIKCMKYFQMDICINPHRLDSWACLGLGYSSQLDNKLNFCKKIKSESEFLDIAKSAQTCFRKALSLAPERLILWIECGSFEYMVHSYCSRLLKFESEKFSMEKFELLESQKEHYLDSSGTSLENAIALYEDNDNETDERWLQYYIIGKIAEKKQKEPTEYLQYYVTASNLLHENSATYPEKINYNNPQHLAVEALELHYRINASVLKYLESNEGKDIPHTLGTFFKKCLRTTLLTKISKVTEKPQLNVPVTSYSQVSQPQSVISTSQVPQSQAVAERSSFQEQCLNPTNKQPDDGKSAAKTELEESITESVVKCQRSEEVIEQPEKMECDKPDEEDVTDIKKEIKEECAKEVKSNKEEEPLKVVAEIVILSDSDDEIVMTSQTEEGKKYSEEIQKQREELERKQNEQTENVIKEESKGFKGEPKTTSLDAKDVQQVLDEMMRETMRKTEQEAAELDSDKSFTDEKKETSFSEVMDLNINNSLVKMEIDQPKEVDTVRENVPSMEVDRNNIIKMEVNNDLPEKSKTDERENEKTASERSKSESGTEGIRTSLDDDDSSSSSGSSSSSSTTSGSDSDDTSSSSTTTTTATDNENLSNSEILSLVDKCIAGLELCIQRLPQNYKALYRLAHVYYNYKAKKDFSKSKQLLLSQYKCSKDGVLINGLFSERKPNNFFNNIWRIPSTEIDRPGSLAAHMNRCLSLLLQILQRTNDNKTLMDLCIQLRKTPDQDKIYIKDSDRLAFSDQALEMCIQSLRSQVKNIQTMSYNAKVKLLQDIFRVHQRVSKHYTAKESVFASMLSEAYKKFKDDKLPENVNPLDCAIKFCQQNKVQEKTKTPIATTPSLPRSPGLAIPPVLPSPTAVPSTSSTPLKRPGMGRPRGRPPLPKVPGQPKPSRGRSSSSTNYSYNLAVAGIMKQYQDMYTQYQMQQFNQFLAQGSLTNPYGSVNLANQFLATQSNLLLPGNLGKTMGSTDPQMPMAPLMDSLKKKSGHADVSSLLADMNNEQLNYLQSLTYASMNKPTTTKNFPSSSRKNISSPGNKMNVPTTKAAMSTSSALSMGSSMGKQYISSATTTSTKSVTPGAGIKYSPSTVTSTKMNLPSTSGNQTPKSRPSSAILSKPYKYAASDVPQLLGTGITKSGSQMFKEPSTSILKNTMSPSTMKSAITSSPTKVHHSVPKENPGVYLKERPSISITPVTSTATPPVVSTASFVSPSIPSSPGKTLQEKLADKQKQHQHSNKAQSKHMESPADIFTKEHISSANLMKSLNLTNLPSSLSVSKAVVSSPQLPPGLSISAASNVSTSHYRTDLGMSHPLCMPKYQEPILPPSLSVSKASVPVSSSIAGKFQQPMAVPKDQTQKPTQPPRKPYIWNPSF, encoded by the exons atgttaaaaatcaaagcTCTAAACAGAGAAGCATCTTCTGATGAAGAAGTTCCTGTCATTAGAAAGGAAGCTCag GAAGAGATAGCTCTTGAATTATACAATAAGTCCCTGAGACTTCGAAAAGCTGGAGATCTTCAAGAGTcagaatcaattttaataaaacttatagaAGAAAATATACCACTACTTGAAAATAATGGAGGTCTTCCAAAATCTATGTCGACCCTTAAATATTCCTGTTACTTGAATTTAGgagacatatatttaaataaggaaaatattGCTAAAGCTTTAGAGCAGTATTTGACA GCTTCAGAATTGGATGGTGATGATGTGACACTGTGGTATAATATAGGTAACTTATCATtaaaagaaggaaaatttagACAATCTGCTTATGCATTTTCTAGA gGACTCGAATGTAGTGAATATCATTGGCCATGCTTAGACaatttgatttcagttttGTTTGCTATTAGAGATACAATTTCTTGTCTTTGTTACATTGGTAAAGCTCTTATTAGAGATCCAGATTATACTAAAGGTTTGGTTATACGTGCCCAAATTTATAGAGACAATCCAGGCACAAAGGATTATTACAAGTTGTATAACCCAGAACA TGTTTGGGAACCTTCACTTGATATCAAAATTGCTGAAGAAGATgaagtttattatttgaaagaagCTGATGAGTTAAGGCAAAGAGTCCTTGAGGTTGAAAAATCGCTTTCACCAAAATATCTACAAGAAATCCCACTACCTAAACCTCTGGAGGAATACACTTGGGTTTCACTTGCTAAAACAGTGGTTCATCTACATCAATATTTAACTGACAATGATATG agtcACTTTACATTGATTGATATGAGTAAGTGTATGAGTCTGACTGAAGCTCCCCCCAAACAACCTCTTTTGATTGGGGAACTGCTTGAACAAGCTCAAAAATCACCTGAAAAAGTTAATGAATCACCTAAAGAACAACCCCCAGCAAGTTCTGATGAAAAAATGGAGGCAGAATCTATAATAGAAAGACGATTTTCGCAAACCAGTGAAACCACAACAAATAATGATGGACAGGAAAACACTCCAGTTCAAACAGACAATGATGAG gaaCAGCCAATGGAACAAGATACAGAAGATCAGGATGAAAATGATACATCTAAGTCTGAAAAAACTAAGCCAAGCAGAGGTTCCAAGAGGAAACGTGATTTATTGCTGGACTTGAAAGTTTGGGGATGGCACAGTAAAAGAAAATACCAGAAAAAAGGCAATAAGGAAAAAGACATCAGTATAGAGGATgctttaaatagaataatccCAAAATATTTACT tgagaataaaattacttcaaaTACTGTGAACATCTCAGAGGAATCAATGAACACAATGgatttatacaaaatgtatGTGGATGAGaaggaaataaatttcatatcacCAATTCAATCGCCCAAATCTGGAAACac CGAACATTATTTCGGTACTAACGCTGAAAAAGAGGATGTCTTACAACTGTGGACAAAACCACGTACATATACCGATACGGTTGTACTGATAAAGGATTTTGTAATAaccatttctaaattttggcATATTAAGTGGCCCAAAGAATTGATAGATTTGTATGTTGAAGCATATAAGATGTATAGAGAACATTATGATGTGCCTCAAATATTTTCTGGTGATTGTTCTTTTGAAGATATGAGAGATGATGCATTGGCCACTTTGTTATATGGTGAACTGGTGAATTTTACACTTGAGGG taaagaGGTCATTCATATTTccaatattagttttttacaaCACATAAGTGGTTGGCATGAAGATTGGAAAGAAGAATATGTGTCCTTCTTCAACAGAGTTTACTGGCTTAGAGCACACTTATTTAGAATGGAGAATGATAATGATTTAGCAGCCAGATCATTACTATTG gtTGAAGAGTTGATAAATGAAGAGGAAAAGAAGTCTGCAgacaaatatttcttgtacTTGCCTAATTGTATGAAATTTGGGATTATAACAAGTAAAGTGGCTGAAAAAATTCTGAAACATTTGGATGT gGTAAATTCTTTGGGTACTGTGCAGAATTTGTATAAAGAAGAAAGATATGTAGAAGttgctgaaattattaaagcaaCTTTCTCACTACCAGGAAGCAATAGCATTCAAGTGGGAAGAGTGGGTCGTCCTGCACAGTTAGGGTTTTTGTTGCATTCTCTCTGGTTTACCAATACGACCGACTGTTTTATTTGGACAGAAGAGTGCTTCAAAGAATCTCTAGACAATTACTTAAAACCAAACAAGGACTATGAAAAATGGGAGGGAATggttcaaaagtgtttgtctatattacaagaaataataaaatctgatACTGTTAGTATCt tgGATGTATTAAATGAAGATAAAAGAAAAAGGCTGGTGGAGTCACTATGCAAAATAATATGCAAACAAATGAATTCTTTGGGTACAATGCCATTGGATTCTGTCTCTCCTTGGATATTATTGCATTATGTACTGTTAAG GGAGGAACACCGTAAACAAGCAAGTAAAAAAGTATGTCACATTAAGAAAGATCAGAAATCGGAAATATCTGAAACCGCAATCCAAAATGACGAACCTGAAAGTGATGATGTACCCCCTTCAATTAGGATTCTATTTTCAGCACATGAATTTCTag gaCCACGAGAATGGTGTTTAACCGGTAACGGAGAGCtgcttcattttattttggaCACAATACTGGATCGTTTGGACACTCCCATATTTGATCACTTGAGGGAGAAAATTGACATTCATATTGAACAGTCACTATTTTGCCTATATCAGTATCCCACTAAATCCAATAAGGTATCTCGCCATTTAGCCGATCACAATGTAACTCCATTACATTTAACTTGGGAGAGAGGATTCCAACTGTACGAGTTTTATGTTCCTACAAGTTTGCCTGAATTCAATTCCTTCAAAAATGAGAGCATTTCTACTGATTTAAAAGACCtcttaaaacgaattataggACTTGTACCACCAGAAAATGATCCCAAACAAACATTGTCCAAAGTCAATGATTTTCTGACTGGCAAATCAGATACTTTACCTGAAGTGATAGAATTCCCAAACAAAATCAGGGCAATTTACTATCTGATTGGCGATTATCACTTCAAACAAAAGGAGTTCATCAAGTGCATGAAATATTTCCAAATGGATATTTGCATCAATCCTCACAGATTAGACTCTTGGGCGTGTCTTGGCTTAGGATATTCAAGTCAGTTAgacaataaactaaatttttgtaagaaaataaaatcggAGTCCGAATTTTTGGACATCGCTAAATCAGCCCAGACATGTTTTAGGAAAGCATTGTCTCTGGCTCCGgaacgtttaattttatggattgAATGTGGATCATTTGAATATATGGTTCACTCTTACTGTtccagattattaaaattcgaaTCTGAGAAGTTTAGTATGGAGAA atTTGAACTATTAGAAAGTCAAAAGGAACATTATTTGGATAGTTCAGGAACAAGTTTAGAGAATGCAATTGCCTTATATgaagataatgataatgagACTGATGAAAGATGGCTACAGTATTATATAATAGGTAAAATTGcggagaaaaaacaaaaagaaccTACAGAATATCTTCAGTATTACGTTACA gcaAGCAATTTATTGCACGAAAACTCTGCAACATATCCAGAAAAGATCAACTACAATAATCCTCAACATTTGGCTGTTGAAGCTTTGGAACTCCATTATAGAATAAACGCGTctgttctaaaatatttagaatctaACGAGGGTAAAGATATTCCTCATACATTGggtacatttttcaaaaagtgtTTAAGAACAACTCTTCTTACAAAAATCTCCAAGGTGACTGAAAAACCTCAATTAAACGTTCCTGTGACTTCATATTCACAGGTGTCACAGCCACAGTCTGTGATTTCTACATCACAGGTTCCACAGTCACAAGCTGTGGCTGAGAGAAGTAGTTTTCAAGAACAGTGTTTGAATCCAACGAATAAACAACCAGATGATGGGAAATCAGCAGCAAAAACAGAATTGGAAGAGTCAATAACAGAATCAGTTGTAAAGTGCCAAAGGTCAGAAGAAGTGATTGAGCAACCAGAAAAAATGGAGTGTGATAAGCCAGATGAAGAAGATGTTacagatataaaaaaagaGATCAAAGAGGAATGTGCAAAAGAGGTAAAGTCTAACAAGGAAGAAGAGCCGCTTAAGGTGGTAGCTGAGATCGTCATTTTGTCCGATTCCGATGATGAAATAGTTATGACTTCACAGACAGAAG agGGTAAGAAATATTCAGAGGAAATTCAAAAGCAAAGAGAAGAACTAGAGCGTAAACAAAATGAACAAACGGAGAATGTTATAAAGGAGGAATCCAAAGGATTTAAGGGGGAACCCAAAACTACATCACTTGATGCCAAAGACGTTCAACAAGTTTTAGATGAAATGATGAGGGAAACTATGAGAAAAACGGAGCAAGAGGCTGCAGAACTTGATTCAGATAAGAGCTTCACTGatgaaaaaaaagaaacttcTTTCTCTGAAGTTATGGATCTGAATATCAATAATTCTTTAGTGAAAATGGAAATAGATCAACCCAAAGAAGTTGACACTGTGAGAGAAAACGTGCCAAGTATGGAAGTAGAtagaaataacataataaaaatggaagTTAATAACGATTTACCTGAGAAGAGCAAAACTGATGAACGGGAGAATGAAAAAACCGCATCTGAAAGATCAAAGAGTGAAAGTGGTACTGAAGGCATAAgg acTTCATTAGACGATGACGATTCTAGTTCTTCAAGTGGGTCTAGCAGTAGTTCAAGTACGACTTCCGGTTCAGATAGTGATGATACAAGTTCTTCTTCAACTACCACCACTACAGCAACTgacaatgaaaatttatcaaatagtGAAATTCTCTCATTAGTGGATAAATGTATTGCAG GATTGGAACTATGCATTCAAAGATTGCCTCAAAATTACAAAGCCCTATATAGATTAGCACACGTTTATTACAACTACAAGGCTAAAAAAGATTTCTCTAAGAGTAAACAGTTATTGCTGTCGCAATATAAATGTAGCAAGGATGGTGTATTAATCAATGGATTATTTTCTGAAAGAAAgcctaataatttttttaat aatatttggaGGATTCCGTCAACGGAAATCGACAGACCTGGAAGTCTTGCTGCTCACATGAATCGTTGTTTGTCATtactattacaaatattacaaagGACTAATGACAACAAGACATTAATGGATTTGTGCATACAATTGAGAAAAACACCAGATCAAGACAa aatttatattaaggATTCTGATAGACTGGCATTCTCTGATCAAGCTTTAGAAATGTGCATCCAAAGTTTACGTTCTcaagtgaaaaatattcagacTATGTCTTATAACGCTAAAGTCAAATTACTGCAAGACATCTTCAGGGTCCACCAAAGAGTTTCTAAACACTACACAGCCAAAGAAAGCGTATTTGCTTCTATGCTTTCTGAAGcctataagaaatttaaggaCGATAAG ttgcCCGAAAATGTAAACCCGTTAGATTGTGCCATAAAGTTCTGCCAGCAAAATAAAGTGCAGGAGAAGACCAAGACACCAATAGCAACTACGCCGTCATTGCCACGAAGTCCTGGTTTAGCCATT CCTCCAGTGTTACCGTCACCGACAGCAGTGCCATCCACATCTTCCACTCCTTTGAAACGTCCGGGAATGGGACGACCAAGAGGACGTCCGCCATTGCCTAAAGTACCTGGTCAGCCAAAACCGTCCAGGGGGCGAAGTTCTAGTTCCACCAATTACAGTTACAATCTTGCAGTTGCAGGTATTATGAAACAATACCAGGATATGTACACTCAGTATCAGATGCAGCAGTTTAACCAATTTCTGGCACAAGGTTCATTGACTAATCCGTATGGCTCGGTAAATTTAGCCAATCAGTTCCTGGCTACTCAAAGTAACTTGTTGTTACCGGGTAATCTAGGCAAAACTATGGGTTCAACTGATCCGCAAATGCCCATGGCACCTTTAATGGATAGCTTAAAGAAGAAAAGTGGACATGCAGATGTGTCAAGTTTACTAGCTGACATGAATAACGAACAACTGAACTATTTGCAAAGCTTAACTTACGCATCTATGAATAAGCCTACGACCACCAAAAACTTTCCGAGTTCtagtagaaaaaatatatccagTCCTGGTAACAAAATGAATGTGCCAACAACCAAAGCTGCTATGTCTACAAGCAGTGCGCTGAGCATGGGAAGTTCAATGGGCAAACAGTATATATCAAGTGCAACAACGACGAGCACTAAAAGTGTGACACCTGGTGCCGGAATTAAATATAGTCCTAGTACAGTTACAAGCACCAAGATGAATTTACCCAGCACAAGTGGTAATCAGACGCCTAAATCCAGACCCAGTTCAGCCATTTTAAGCAAACCATACAAGTATGCTGCATCTGACGTTCCACAGTTGCTAGGGACGGGTATTACCAAGAGTGGATCTCAAATGTTTAAG GAGCCGTCCACATcgattctaaaaaatacaatgaGTCCATCAACAATGAAATCGGCGATAACGTCGTCACCTACCAAAGTGCATCATTCTGTACCCAAAGAAAATCCGGGCGTTTACTTAAAGGAGAGACCTAGTATTTCCATAACCCCTGTAACCTCGACTGCAACACCGCCTGTGGTTTCTACTGCATCGTTTGTGTCACCTTCCATACCCAGTAGTCCCGGAAAAACGCTGCAGGAGAAATTAGCGGATAAGCAAAAACAACACCAACATTCTAACAAAGCTCAG AGCAAACATATGGAATCGCCGGCGGATATATTTACCAAGGAACACATCTCGTCGGCTAACCTTATGAAGAGTCTGAATCTAACGAATTTACCGTCTTCCTTGTCAGTTTCTAAGGCGGTGGTTTCCTCTCCACAGCTTCCACCAGGTCTGTCCATAAGCGCCGCCTCGAACGTATCCACTTCCCATTATAGAACTGATTTGGGAATGTCCCATCCATTGTGCATGCCCAAGTACCAGGAACCAATTTTGCCGCCCTCGTTATCCGTGAGCAAAGCTTCTGTACCAGTTTCCTCGTCTATTGCCGGCAAGTTTCAACAACCGATGGCTGTTCCTAAGGATCAG ACTCAGAAACCCACACAACCACCAAGAAAACCATACATATGGAATCCCTCATTCTAA